CTTCGGCGCGCAGCGCGCGGGCGACTACCCCATGCTCGATGCCGCGGGCCGTGCCCGGGGCTTCGACGTCGCGCGCATGAACAGCTATGAAGTGCATGGCCTGCGCGTCTCCAGCTCGGCCGTGCGCGATGCCCTCGCCCGGGGCGACATGGGCGGCGCGGCCGCCCTGCTGGGGCGGCCCTACGCCATCAGTGGGCACGTGGTGCACGGGCGCAAGCTCGGCCGTGCGCTGGGCGCGAGCGCCGAGGGCGCGGGCGACGGTTTCCGCACGCTCAATCTGCGCTTCGCGCACTGGAAGCCCGCTGCCAGCGGCATCTTCGCAGTGCACGTGCACGGCCTGTCGGAGCAGCCGCTGCCCGGCGTGGCCAACCTGGGCGTGCGGCCCTCGCTCGACCCGTCCGACGTGAACGGCGGCCGCGTGCTGCTGGAGACGCATTGCCTGGAGTGGCCCGCCCACCTGGGGGCCGAAGGGGCCTACGGTAAAATCGTCCGCGTGGAACTCCTGCACAAACTGCACGACGAGCTGAAATACGACAGCCTCGACGCCCTCACCGCCGGCATCGCCAGGGATTGCGATGACGCGCGGGCATTCTTCGCGTCCACCCCGGCCGCCAGCTACACGGAAACCCGTCGCCAGACCACGCGCGACCGAATTTGACGCGGCGCGGGCCCGGCGCCCGCATTGGCCGCCGTCCCTCCCCACCGCTCCGCGCGCCGCCCGGCGCAGCCCCGTTCCCACCCTTCCCGTCCTGGCGGCCCCGGCCCCTCGCCGGCAGCCCTGCACCCTAGCCCAGCCATGTCCGACACCACGAATTCCGCCACCGAAACCAGCCCCGGCACCGACTACCGCGCCACGCTGAACCTGCCCGACACCCCCTTCCCCATGCGCGGCGACCTGCCCAAGCGCGAGCCGGGCTGGGTGAAGGAATGGGAAGACAAGGGCCTGTACAAGCGCCTGCGCGACGCACGCTGCGGCGCGCCGAAGTTCATCCTGCACGACGGCCCGCCCTACGCCAACGGCCAGATCCACATGGGCCACGCGGTGAACAAGATCCTGAAGGACATGATCACCAAGGCACGGCAGCTCGAAGGCTTCGACGCGCTCTACGTGCCGGGCTGGGACTGCCACGGCCTGCCGATCGAGAACGCCATCGAGAAGAAGCATGGCCGCAGCCTCTCGCGCGACGACATGCAGGCCAGGAGCCGCGCCTACGCCACCGAGCAGATCGCGCAGCAGATGGGCGACTTCCAGCGCCTGGGCGTGCTCGGCGAATGGGACAACCCCTACAAGACGATGAACTTCGCCAACGAGGCGGGCGAGATCCGTGCGTTCAAGCAGGTGATCGAGCGCGGCTTCGTGTACCGGGGCCTCAAGCCGGTGTACTGGTGCTTCGACTGCGGCTCGTCGCTCGCCGAGTTCGAGATCGAATACCAGGACAAGAAGAGCACCACGCTGGACGTGGCCTTCAAGGCCCACGACCCGGCGGCGCTCGCCGCCGCTTTCGGCCTGCCGGCGCTGGCACGCGATGCCTTCGTGGTGATCTGGACCACCACGGCCTGGACCATCCCCGCCAACCAGGCGCTGAACCTGAACCCCGAAATCCGCTTCGCACTGGTGGAGACCGAGCGCGGCCTGCTGGTGCTGGCCGAGCCGCTGGTCGAAGCAT
The DNA window shown above is from Acidovorax sp. NCPPB 4044 and carries:
- a CDS encoding bifunctional riboflavin kinase/FAD synthetase codes for the protein MKIFRGLHHPGIAAACAVTIGNFDGVHRGHQAMLALLSSEAAHRGVESCVLTFEPHPRDYFAGALQRPELAPARIGTLRDKLEELARCGVQQTVVLPFNERLARQAPQAFIDDVLVDGLNARYVLVGDDFRFGAQRAGDYPMLDAAGRARGFDVARMNSYEVHGLRVSSSAVRDALARGDMGGAAALLGRPYAISGHVVHGRKLGRALGASAEGAGDGFRTLNLRFAHWKPAASGIFAVHVHGLSEQPLPGVANLGVRPSLDPSDVNGGRVLLETHCLEWPAHLGAEGAYGKIVRVELLHKLHDELKYDSLDALTAGIARDCDDARAFFASTPAASYTETRRQTTRDRI